A genome region from Passer domesticus isolate bPasDom1 chromosome 25, bPasDom1.hap1, whole genome shotgun sequence includes the following:
- the SLC16A1 gene encoding monocarboxylate transporter 1, which yields MPPAIGGPVGYTPPEGGWGWAVVIGAFISIGFSYAFPKSITVFFKEIEVIFNASSSKVSWISSIMLAVMYAGGPISSILVNKYGSRPIMIAGGCLSGCGLIAASFCNTVEELYFCVGVIGGLGLAFNLNPALTMIGKYFFKKRPLANGLAMAGSPVFLSTLAPVNQLFFGIFGWRGSFLILGGLLLNCCVAGSLMRPIGPKPDQMKKEANKEVQQEAGKAGKKDDGDTSTDLIDGKAKKEKSSVFQTINKFLDLSLFTHRGFLLYLSGNVIMFFGLFAPLVFLSNYAKSKKIASDSAAFLLSILAFVDMVARPSMGLVANTKWVRPRIQYFFAISIIYNGVCHLLVPMSTSYAGFCIYAGFFGFAFGWLSSILFETLMDLVGAQRFSSAVGLVTIVECCPVLLGPPMLGKLNDIYGDYKYTYWACGVVLIISGIYLFIGMGINYRLVAKEEKAKKEGKGDETNIDEAGKQKEAKNDVAPSSQKNVEGGVKEEESRM from the exons ATGCCACCGGCCATCGGAGGCCCTGTAGGATACACTCCTCCTGAAGGAGGATGGGGATGGGCTGTGGTCATCGGAGCCTTCATTTCCATTGGTTTTTCCTATGCCTTCCCCAAATCTATCACAGTGTTCTTCAAAGAGATTGAGGTCATCTTCAATGCTTCCAGCAGCAAAGTCTCCTGGATCTCCTCCATCATGCTGGCTGTTATGTATGCAGGAG GTCCCATCAGCAGCATCCTGGTGAACAAGTATGGCAGCCGGCCCATCATGATCGCAGGCGGCTGCCTCTCTGGCTGCGGCCTGATTGCAGCCTCCTTCTGCAACACGGTGGAGGAGCTCTACTTCTGTGTTGGGGTCATAGGGG GCCTTGGACTTGCCTTCAACCTGAACCCTGCCTTAACCATGATCGGCAAGTACTTCTTTAAGAAGCGTCCACTGGCCAATGGGCTGGCAATGGCAGGCAGCCCTGTCTTCCTCTCTACCCTGGCACCCGTCAACCAGCTCTTCTTTGGCATATTTGGCTGGCGTGGCAGCTTCCTCATCCTGGGTGGCCTCCTGCTGAACTGCTGCGTGGCTGGATCCCTGATGCGGCCCATCGGTCCCAAGCCGGATCAGATGAAGAAAGAGGCCAATAAGGAAgtgcagcaggaggctgggaaagCGGGGAAGAAGGATGAtggtgacaccagcacagacCTCATTGATGGAAAGGCCAAGAAAGAGAAGAGCTCAGTCTTCCAGACAATCAACAAATTCTTGGACCTGTCTCTATTCACACACAGGGGCTTCCTGCTCTATCTGTCAGGCAATGTAATCATGTTCTTCGGGTTGTTTGCTCCCTTGGTCTTCCTCAGCAATTATGCAAAGAGCAAGAAGATCGCTAGTGACTCTGCAGCCTTCCTGCTCTCCATACTGGCCTTTGTGGACATGGTGGCCAGACCTTCCATGGGACTGGTGGCAAACACCAAGTGGGTCAGACCCCGCATCCAGTATTTCTTTGCCATCTCTATTATTTACAATGGGGTTTGCCACCTCTTGGTCCCCATGTCCACCAGCTATGCTGGCTTCTGCATTTATGCTGGCTTCTTTGGCTTTGCCTTTGGCTGGCTGAGCTCAATCCTGTTTGAGACCCTGATGGACCTGGTGGGAGCTCAGCGGTTCTCCAGCGCTGTTGGCCTGGTGACCATCGTGGAGTGCTGCCCTGTTCTTCTGGGACCTCCTATGCTAG GGAAACTCAATGACATATATGGTGACTACAAGTACACATACTGGGCTTGCGGGGTTGTCCTGATCATCTCTGGGATCTACCTCTTCATTGGAATGGGCATCAATTATCGCCTGGTGGCCAAGGAGGAGAAAGcgaagaaggaagggaagggggatGAGACCAACATTGatgaggctgggaagcagaaggaGGCAAAAAATGATGTGGCCCCCTCATCTCAGAAGAATGTGGAGGGTGGTGTCAAAGAGGAGGAGAGCCGCATGTGA